The following coding sequences are from one Pseudonocardia sp. EC080619-01 window:
- a CDS encoding YhgE/Pip domain-containing protein → MSAIRMAVSELRRITAGRLPVLAVLALLLIPMLYAGFYLYANGDPYSRLDKVPAALVVEDTGGTDADGNPQNVGEEVARNLEESGSFDFHRVSAADADRGVRDNDYTFALTVPADFTAALRSSSDFTPRQAMLVLTTNDANNYLARTIADTLTTRVRDSVAQQVGTEAADTFLTGFSTIYTKTQEAADGAGRLADGATRAHDGAAQLASGSDDLASGQRRLLGGAQQLAGGAGELSSGAGTLATGAGTAAAGADRLGSGAGELATGLGTLRDATAQLPRQSRELADGARQVADGNAQVAAAGDRVAQESGRLAAQLDAADGTIAAGLRERGFTDEQVRQALAVLADAKQPLEQGNERVQEVSGQLDRLGSGAGRVADGAERLAASAPQLSSGIASAADGAGELRDGASELSGGVRELSDGAGRLSAGATELRTGADTLVDGERTAVDGSDRLSDGAHRLDTGTAELAGGAGQLRDGLTSGLGQIPNPAPDVRDATAQNIGDPVATRDVAHSQADTYGAGLAPFFMALATWIGGYVLFLLLQPLSRRAIAAGQSPLRVALGGWLPAGLLGMLQVAGMYVIVVFGLGIAPVHPFATFGFLCLVSLTFTAIVHALNAWLGSVGQFIDLVLMVLQLVSAGGTFPWQTIPAPLYPVHHVMPMGYAVDALRHLMYGGEPAGVIGTAVPVLLGWLLLAVAVAALAARRQRVWTPAAVKPELVL, encoded by the coding sequence ATGAGCGCGATCCGGATGGCCGTCAGCGAGCTGCGGCGGATCACCGCGGGCCGGCTCCCCGTGCTCGCCGTCCTCGCGCTGCTGCTGATCCCGATGCTGTACGCGGGGTTCTACCTCTACGCCAACGGCGATCCCTACTCCCGGCTCGACAAGGTCCCCGCCGCGCTCGTCGTCGAGGACACCGGCGGCACCGACGCCGACGGCAACCCGCAGAACGTCGGCGAGGAGGTCGCGAGGAACCTGGAGGAATCCGGTTCGTTCGACTTCCACCGGGTCTCCGCCGCCGACGCCGACCGCGGCGTCCGCGACAACGACTACACCTTCGCCCTGACGGTTCCGGCCGACTTCACCGCGGCGCTGCGGTCCTCCTCGGACTTCACGCCCCGCCAGGCCATGCTGGTGCTGACCACCAACGACGCCAACAACTACCTGGCCCGCACCATCGCCGACACGCTCACGACCCGGGTCCGGGACTCGGTGGCCCAGCAGGTCGGCACCGAGGCCGCGGACACCTTCCTCACCGGCTTCTCGACGATCTACACGAAGACCCAGGAGGCCGCCGACGGGGCCGGGCGGCTCGCCGACGGCGCGACCCGGGCCCACGACGGCGCCGCGCAGCTCGCGAGCGGGTCCGACGACCTGGCGTCGGGCCAGCGCCGGCTGCTCGGCGGGGCGCAGCAGCTCGCGGGCGGTGCCGGCGAGCTCTCGTCCGGGGCCGGCACCCTCGCCACCGGCGCCGGGACCGCGGCCGCCGGTGCCGACCGGCTCGGCTCCGGCGCCGGTGAGCTGGCGACCGGGCTCGGCACGCTGCGGGACGCGACCGCGCAGCTGCCCCGGCAGTCCCGGGAGCTCGCGGACGGCGCCCGCCAGGTCGCGGACGGCAACGCGCAGGTCGCCGCGGCCGGCGACCGCGTCGCGCAGGAGAGCGGACGGCTGGCCGCCCAGCTCGACGCCGCCGACGGCACCATCGCGGCCGGCCTGCGCGAGCGCGGCTTCACCGACGAGCAGGTCCGGCAGGCCCTGGCCGTGCTCGCCGACGCGAAGCAGCCGCTCGAACAGGGCAACGAGCGCGTCCAGGAGGTCTCCGGGCAGCTCGACCGGCTCGGGTCGGGAGCGGGCCGGGTCGCCGACGGCGCCGAACGGCTCGCCGCCTCCGCACCGCAGCTGAGCTCCGGGATCGCGAGCGCCGCCGACGGCGCCGGCGAGCTGCGGGACGGCGCGTCCGAGCTGTCCGGCGGCGTCCGGGAACTCTCCGACGGCGCCGGCAGGCTCTCGGCCGGGGCGACCGAGCTGCGGACCGGGGCGGACACCCTCGTCGACGGCGAGCGCACCGCCGTCGACGGCAGCGACCGGCTCTCCGACGGCGCCCACCGGCTCGACACGGGCACCGCCGAGCTGGCCGGCGGCGCCGGGCAGCTGCGCGACGGGCTGACCTCCGGGCTCGGGCAGATCCCGAACCCCGCGCCGGACGTCCGCGACGCCACCGCGCAGAACATCGGCGACCCGGTCGCCACCCGCGACGTCGCCCACTCCCAGGCGGACACCTACGGCGCCGGGCTCGCCCCGTTCTTCATGGCCCTGGCCACCTGGATCGGCGGCTACGTGCTGTTCCTGCTGCTGCAGCCGCTGTCCCGGCGGGCGATCGCGGCCGGTCAGAGCCCGCTGCGGGTGGCGCTGGGCGGCTGGCTCCCGGCCGGGCTGCTCGGGATGCTGCAGGTGGCGGGGATGTACGTGATCGTCGTCTTCGGACTCGGCATCGCACCGGTGCACCCGTTCGCCACGTTCGGCTTCCTGTGCCTGGTCTCGCTGACGTTCACGGCGATCGTGCACGCCCTCAACGCCTGGCTGGGCAGCGTCGGGCAGTTCATCGACCTGGTCCTGATGGTGCTGCAGCTCGTGTCGGCCGGCGGCACGTTCCCCTGGCAGACCATCCCGGCCCCGCTGTACCCGGTGCACCACGTGATGCCGATGGGCTACGCCGTCGACGCGCTGCGGCACCTCATGTACGGCGGCGAGCCGGCCGGGGTGATCGGGACCGCGGTGCCGGTGCTGCTCGGCTGGCTGCTGCTCGCCGTCGCCGTCGCGGCGCTGGCGGCACGCCGGCAGCGGGTCTGGACGCCGGCGGCCGTGAAACCGGAGCTCGTGCTGTGA
- a CDS encoding phosphoribosylaminoimidazolesuccinocarboxamide synthase, whose product MKLIHSGKVRELYLDESVDPAELLLVASDRLSIYDVVLPTPVPDKGAILTALSLYWFERTSDLVPNHVLGTHDIPDEFAGRAVRCRPLEMLPVECIARGYLTGLGLKEYQRTGAVSGVTLPEGLVEGSKLPEPIFTPTTKAPVGEHDEFMTFDDVVALLGADTATRLRDLTLEVYRRGAESAADGGILVADTKLEFGRDGDGGIVLGDEVLTPDSSRFWPADRYEPGRVQFSFDKQYVRDWSSDLDWDRTAPGPEVPDEVVKVVHDRYAEVYRRITGVDWVSPVG is encoded by the coding sequence GTGAAGCTGATCCACTCGGGCAAGGTCCGGGAGCTCTACCTCGACGAGTCGGTCGACCCCGCCGAGCTCCTGCTCGTCGCCTCGGACCGGCTGTCGATCTACGACGTGGTCCTGCCGACGCCGGTCCCCGACAAGGGCGCCATCCTCACCGCGCTGTCGCTGTACTGGTTCGAGCGCACGTCGGACCTGGTGCCGAACCACGTCCTGGGCACCCACGACATCCCGGACGAGTTCGCCGGGCGCGCCGTCCGCTGCCGTCCGCTGGAGATGCTGCCGGTCGAGTGCATCGCCCGCGGCTACCTCACCGGGCTCGGGCTCAAGGAGTACCAGCGCACCGGCGCCGTCTCCGGCGTCACGCTGCCCGAGGGCCTGGTCGAGGGCTCGAAGCTGCCCGAGCCGATCTTCACCCCGACCACGAAGGCGCCGGTCGGCGAGCACGACGAGTTCATGACCTTCGACGACGTCGTGGCCCTGCTCGGCGCCGACACCGCGACCCGGCTGCGGGACCTGACGCTGGAGGTCTACCGGCGCGGCGCGGAGTCCGCCGCCGACGGCGGGATCCTCGTCGCCGACACCAAGCTGGAGTTCGGCCGGGACGGCGACGGCGGGATCGTCCTCGGCGACGAGGTGCTGACCCCGGACTCGTCCCGGTTCTGGCCCGCCGACCGGTACGAGCCCGGACGCGTGCAGTTCTCCTTCGACAAGCAGTACGTGCGCGACTGGTCGTCGGACCTGGACTGGGACCGCACGGCCCCCGGCCCCGAGGTCCCCGACGAGGTCGTGAAGGTCGTTCACGACCGCTACGCCGAGGTGTACCGGAGGATCACCGGGGTCGACTGGGTTTCGCCGGTCGGCTGA
- a CDS encoding DUF6879 family protein — MTPDDLDELFRTYRESAFRLECRDTYAVPGEDEDFDAHLGGREFPARTPHDDEWLATVRDQVSRGKYFGRVRLVGHPLTDYTRFQFVCYPRENIPAGEEVRLLDRRRLPAGDESWSHQDFWMFDERIVVLQHYDEGGRFVGVSEDPEAGPYVAIRRRAVALSVPFDQYEVTSGPAR, encoded by the coding sequence ATGACTCCCGACGACCTGGACGAGTTGTTCCGCACCTACCGGGAGTCGGCCTTCCGGCTGGAGTGCCGCGACACGTACGCCGTCCCGGGCGAGGACGAGGACTTCGACGCCCACCTCGGTGGACGCGAGTTCCCCGCTCGCACCCCGCACGACGACGAGTGGCTGGCCACCGTCCGGGACCAGGTCTCCCGCGGGAAGTACTTCGGCCGCGTCCGGCTGGTCGGGCACCCGCTCACCGACTACACCCGGTTCCAGTTCGTCTGTTACCCGCGGGAGAACATCCCTGCCGGTGAGGAGGTGCGACTCCTCGACCGGCGCCGGCTGCCCGCCGGGGACGAGTCGTGGAGCCACCAGGACTTCTGGATGTTCGACGAGCGCATCGTCGTCCTGCAGCACTACGACGAGGGCGGTCGCTTCGTCGGGGTGTCCGAGGATCCCGAGGCCGGTCCGTACGTCGCGATCCGGCGTCGGGCGGTCGCCCTGTCCGTGCCGTTCGACCAGTACGAGGTCACCTCCGGCCCCGCGCGGTGA
- a CDS encoding TetR/AcrR family transcriptional regulator, with product MAAPGKQTEKGERRRAQLVSAASELLAEGGFDAIRHRAVAERAGVPLAATTYYFSSLEDLVGAALDRLGREELADARGCLDTRDDPNEIVLDLLLGPRSRTEGLDAVLRRFERLIGSGRRPFLAGLLREQRVEFDALLEEALTRVAGRRPRPGEVRRVTALVDGIVVTALIEAEPDPRGIAREALREAIAAV from the coding sequence GTGGCAGCCCCGGGTAAACAGACCGAGAAGGGTGAGCGGCGCCGAGCGCAGCTCGTCTCCGCGGCATCGGAGCTCCTCGCCGAGGGCGGGTTCGACGCGATCCGGCACCGCGCGGTCGCCGAGCGGGCCGGGGTTCCGCTGGCCGCGACGACGTACTACTTCTCCTCGCTGGAGGATCTCGTCGGCGCCGCGCTGGACCGGCTCGGCCGCGAGGAGCTGGCCGACGCCCGCGGCTGCCTCGACACCCGCGACGACCCGAACGAGATCGTCCTCGACCTGCTGCTGGGGCCCCGGTCGCGGACCGAGGGACTCGACGCGGTGCTCCGCCGGTTCGAGCGGCTGATCGGCTCCGGACGGCGGCCGTTCCTGGCGGGCCTGCTGCGGGAGCAGCGCGTCGAGTTCGACGCGTTGCTGGAGGAGGCGCTCACCCGGGTCGCGGGCCGTCGTCCCCGCCCGGGGGAGGTGCGACGGGTGACGGCCCTGGTCGACGGGATCGTGGTCACCGCGCTGATCGAGGCCGAGCCCGACCCGCGCGGGATCGCCAGGGAGGCGCTGCGGGAGGCGATCGCGGCGGTGTGA
- the purB gene encoding adenylosuccinate lyase codes for MIPNVLAARYASPELVRLWSPEYKIQLERRLWIAVLRAQRDLGIDVPEQVVADYEAVVDQVDLASISDRERVTRHDVKARIEEFNALAGHEHVHKGMTSRDLTENVEQLQIRLSLELVADRTVALLSRLGRRAGEYAELVMAGRSHNVAAQTTTLGKRFATAADELLVAQARLEDLRSRYPLRGIKGPMGTSQDMLDLLDGDEAKLDDLEERVAAHLGFAQGFTSVGQVYPRSLDHDVVSALVQLAAAPSSLATTIRLMAGAELATEGFAPGQVGSSAMPHKMNARSAERINGLMTILRGLSVMTADLAGSQWNEGDVSCSVVRRVALPDAFFALDGLYETALTVLDEFGAYPAVIARELDRYLPFLATTAVLMAAVRAGVGRETAHEVIKEHAVAVALAMREQGQSDNDLLERLAGDERLGLPAGTLDGLLDDPLRFTGAASAQVAAVNEQIAELTAKHPEAAAYTPGGIL; via the coding sequence GTGATTCCCAACGTGCTGGCCGCGCGGTACGCGAGCCCCGAGCTGGTCCGCCTCTGGTCCCCGGAGTACAAGATCCAGTTGGAGCGACGGCTCTGGATCGCGGTCCTGCGCGCCCAGCGTGACCTCGGCATCGACGTGCCGGAGCAGGTGGTCGCGGACTACGAGGCCGTCGTCGACCAGGTCGACCTCGCGAGCATCTCCGACCGCGAGCGGGTCACCCGGCACGACGTGAAGGCCCGGATCGAGGAGTTCAACGCCCTCGCCGGGCACGAGCACGTGCACAAGGGCATGACCAGCCGGGACCTCACCGAGAACGTCGAGCAGCTGCAGATCCGGCTGTCGCTGGAGCTCGTCGCCGACCGCACGGTCGCGCTGCTCTCCCGTCTCGGCCGCCGCGCCGGCGAGTACGCCGAGCTGGTCATGGCCGGCCGCAGCCACAACGTCGCCGCGCAGACCACCACCCTGGGCAAGCGGTTCGCGACGGCCGCCGACGAGCTGCTCGTCGCGCAGGCCCGGCTGGAGGACCTGCGCTCGCGCTACCCGCTGCGCGGCATCAAGGGCCCGATGGGCACCTCCCAGGACATGCTCGACCTGCTCGACGGCGACGAGGCGAAGCTCGACGACCTGGAGGAGCGGGTCGCGGCGCACCTCGGGTTCGCCCAGGGCTTCACCAGCGTCGGCCAGGTCTACCCGCGCTCGCTGGACCACGACGTCGTCAGCGCGCTGGTGCAGCTGGCGGCGGCGCCGTCGTCGCTGGCCACGACGATCCGGCTGATGGCAGGCGCCGAGCTCGCCACCGAGGGTTTCGCCCCCGGTCAGGTCGGGTCGAGCGCCATGCCGCACAAGATGAACGCGCGTTCCGCGGAACGCATCAACGGCCTGATGACGATCCTGCGGGGCCTGTCGGTGATGACCGCCGACCTCGCCGGCTCGCAGTGGAACGAGGGCGACGTGTCCTGCTCGGTGGTGCGCCGGGTCGCGCTGCCGGATGCGTTCTTCGCCCTCGACGGCCTCTACGAGACCGCGCTGACCGTGCTCGACGAGTTCGGCGCCTACCCCGCGGTCATCGCCCGCGAGCTCGACCGCTACCTCCCCTTCCTCGCGACGACGGCGGTGCTGATGGCCGCCGTCCGTGCCGGGGTCGGCCGGGAGACCGCGCACGAGGTGATCAAGGAGCACGCCGTGGCCGTCGCGCTGGCCATGCGCGAGCAGGGCCAGTCCGACAACGACCTGCTGGAGCGGCTCGCCGGTGACGAGCGCCTCGGGCTCCCCGCGGGCACCCTCGACGGCCTGCTCGACGACCCGCTGCGGTTCACCGGTGCCGCGTCCGCGCAGGTCGCGGCCGTCAACGAGCAGATCGCCGAGCTCACCGCCAAGCACCCCGAGGCCGCCGCGTACACCCCTGGAGGGATCCTGTGA
- a CDS encoding pyridoxal phosphate-dependent aminotransferase yields MTGPTAAQLTVAARAAVAPFHVMDVWAAAAERARTHGDLINLSAGQPSTPAPEPVRTAAVEALNSEVLGYTVAPGIAELREAVAGHYHRTRGLDVDPGDVVLTTGSSGGFLLAFLAAFDAGDRVAMARPGYPCYRNILSALGCEVVELPCGPETRFQPTVQMLEELDEPVKGLVLASPANPTGTILEPGELAALARYCEERGIQLISDEIYHGITFPGSPATTSAWETSREAVLVNSFSKYFSMTGWRLGWLVCPPRLRRTVEGLAGNFTVCPPALPQHAALAAFDAASYAEADAHVVRYGHNRDLLLAGLPAIGIDRLAPADGAFYVYADVAHLLRPGEDSMALTYRLLDETGIAVAPGQDFDPVDGGNYVRFSCAGTSEGITGALERLRAWV; encoded by the coding sequence GTGACCGGACCGACCGCCGCCCAGCTGACCGTCGCGGCCCGCGCCGCCGTCGCCCCGTTCCACGTCATGGACGTCTGGGCGGCCGCCGCGGAGCGGGCCCGCACCCACGGCGACCTGATCAACCTCTCCGCCGGGCAGCCGTCCACCCCGGCCCCCGAGCCGGTGCGGACCGCCGCGGTCGAGGCGCTGAACTCCGAGGTCCTCGGCTACACCGTCGCCCCCGGCATCGCCGAGCTGCGCGAGGCCGTGGCCGGGCACTACCACCGCACCCGCGGACTCGACGTCGACCCGGGTGACGTCGTGCTGACGACCGGCTCCTCCGGCGGGTTCCTGCTGGCCTTCCTGGCCGCCTTCGACGCCGGGGACCGTGTGGCGATGGCCCGGCCCGGTTACCCCTGCTACCGCAACATCCTGTCCGCGCTGGGCTGCGAGGTCGTCGAGCTGCCGTGCGGGCCGGAGACCCGGTTCCAGCCGACCGTGCAGATGCTGGAGGAGCTCGACGAGCCGGTGAAGGGGCTGGTCCTCGCGAGCCCGGCGAACCCCACCGGCACGATCCTCGAGCCCGGCGAGCTCGCCGCCCTCGCGCGGTACTGCGAGGAGCGCGGGATCCAGCTGATCAGCGACGAGATCTACCACGGCATCACGTTCCCCGGGAGCCCGGCGACGACGTCGGCGTGGGAGACCTCGCGCGAGGCGGTGCTGGTGAACTCGTTCTCGAAGTACTTCTCGATGACGGGCTGGCGGCTCGGCTGGCTGGTGTGCCCGCCGCGGCTGCGCCGCACCGTCGAGGGGCTCGCCGGGAACTTCACGGTCTGCCCGCCTGCGCTGCCGCAGCACGCGGCGCTGGCCGCGTTCGACGCGGCGAGCTACGCCGAGGCCGACGCCCACGTCGTCCGCTACGGCCACAACCGCGACCTGCTCCTCGCCGGGCTGCCCGCGATCGGGATCGACCGGCTCGCCCCCGCCGACGGCGCGTTCTACGTCTACGCGGACGTCGCGCACCTGCTGCGGCCCGGCGAGGACTCGATGGCGCTCACCTACCGGCTGCTCGACGAGACCGGGATCGCCGTCGCGCCGGGGCAGGACTTCGATCCCGTCGACGGCGGGAACTACGTGCGGTTCTCCTGCGCGGGCACGTCCGAGGGCATCACCGGGGCCCTGGAGCGGCTGCGCGCCTGGGTCTGA
- the purD gene encoding phosphoribosylamine--glycine ligase, producing the protein MRVLVVGNGAREHAIAVSLAQDPGVTALACAPGNAGTAAVSEQLGLDVSDNDAVVSVAQTWQADLVVIGPEVPLVNGAADAVRAAGIPCFGPGREAARIEGSKAFAKSVMSSAGVPTASSVVVDNPAHLDTALGVFTPPYVVKDDGLAAGKGVVVSEDVEIARAHALGLLDAGHPALLESFLDGPEASLFCLVDGTTVVPLLPAQDFKRVGDDDTGPNTGGMGAYCPLPWAGDDLAAELVERIVRPVAAELENRGAPFSGLLYAGLALTSQGPAVIEFNCRFGDPETQAVLALLRTPLAGLLHATATGTLADQPPLEWSDGSAVTVVVAAEGYPATPRLGDVITGGDGEGVLHAGTRRRDDGAVVSSGGRVLSVVGTGADLAAARADAYARLEPVRLAGSHHRTDIGLRAERGEVRIPTAKG; encoded by the coding sequence GTGCGAGTCCTGGTCGTGGGTAACGGCGCGCGTGAGCACGCCATCGCGGTGTCCTTGGCGCAGGATCCGGGGGTGACGGCCCTGGCCTGCGCCCCCGGCAACGCGGGGACAGCTGCCGTCTCGGAGCAGCTGGGTCTGGACGTGTCCGACAACGACGCCGTCGTGTCGGTCGCGCAGACCTGGCAGGCCGACCTGGTCGTCATCGGGCCGGAGGTGCCGTTGGTCAACGGCGCCGCCGACGCGGTGCGGGCGGCCGGCATCCCCTGCTTCGGGCCCGGGAGGGAGGCGGCCCGGATCGAGGGGTCCAAGGCCTTCGCGAAGTCGGTGATGAGCTCCGCGGGCGTCCCGACGGCGTCCTCGGTCGTGGTCGACAACCCGGCCCACCTCGACACCGCGCTGGGCGTGTTCACCCCGCCCTACGTCGTGAAGGACGACGGCCTGGCCGCCGGCAAGGGCGTCGTCGTGTCCGAGGACGTCGAGATCGCCCGCGCCCACGCGCTCGGCCTGCTCGACGCCGGCCACCCGGCCCTGCTCGAGTCGTTCCTCGACGGGCCGGAGGCGTCGCTGTTCTGCCTCGTCGACGGCACCACCGTGGTCCCGCTGCTGCCGGCGCAGGACTTCAAGCGGGTCGGCGACGACGACACCGGCCCGAACACGGGCGGCATGGGCGCCTACTGCCCGCTGCCGTGGGCGGGCGACGACCTGGCCGCCGAGCTGGTGGAACGCATCGTCCGGCCGGTCGCCGCGGAGCTCGAGAACCGCGGGGCGCCCTTCTCGGGGCTGCTCTACGCCGGGCTCGCCCTCACCTCGCAGGGCCCCGCCGTGATCGAGTTCAACTGCCGGTTCGGTGACCCGGAGACCCAGGCCGTGCTGGCGCTGCTGCGCACCCCGCTGGCCGGGCTGCTGCACGCGACGGCCACCGGCACGCTCGCCGACCAGCCACCGCTCGAGTGGTCCGACGGCTCGGCGGTGACCGTCGTCGTCGCGGCCGAGGGCTACCCGGCCACCCCGCGCCTCGGTGACGTGATCACCGGTGGCGACGGCGAGGGCGTGCTGCACGCGGGCACCCGGCGCCGCGACGACGGCGCGGTCGTCTCGTCCGGCGGGCGGGTGCTGTCCGTCGTCGGCACGGGCGCGGACCTGGCCGCGGCGCGCGCCGACGCGTACGCGCGGCTGGAGCCGGTGCGCCTCGCGGGGTCGCACCACCGGACCGACATCGGCCTCCGGGCCGAGCGCGGAGAGGTCCGGATCCCGACCGCGAAGGGCTGA
- a CDS encoding low specificity L-threonine aldolase — protein sequence MSRNTLRGSASGVDPAEPIDLRSDTVTAPTAEMRQAMADAEVADDVLDRDPTMRELEERVAGLLGAADALWTPTGSMANLIALMSRLGRGESFLAPQGAHVLDFELGTAAWLAGGMPRPLPHDGGPGKVTGTAVRRAATGDDHYAGLRTSLLCLENTHNSAGGTVTAPEEHAAVAAAARAARLAVHLDGARLWNAAVALGVPPGALTVGADTVSVCLSKGLGAPVGSVVAGSAEFVEQARRLRKMLGGGVRQGGVVAAAGLVALEGVDRLAEDHALATTLAAGLRERGWRVREPQTNIVLVDVADLRGTIAAFGEAGVRAGAIAGKLRLMTHRDVTEAHVTAALDRIGEVGPASTGSPDGGRTAGFTRPREVPEQAPRTALG from the coding sequence GTGTCGCGCAACACCCTGCGCGGATCCGCCTCCGGGGTCGACCCGGCCGAGCCGATCGACCTCCGCTCGGACACCGTCACCGCGCCGACGGCCGAGATGCGCCAGGCTATGGCCGACGCCGAGGTCGCCGACGACGTCCTCGACCGCGACCCCACGATGCGCGAGCTGGAGGAGCGGGTAGCGGGCCTGCTCGGCGCCGCGGACGCGCTGTGGACCCCGACCGGGTCGATGGCGAACCTGATCGCGCTGATGAGCCGGCTCGGGCGTGGGGAGTCGTTCCTCGCCCCGCAGGGAGCCCACGTCCTCGACTTCGAACTCGGGACGGCGGCCTGGCTGGCCGGCGGGATGCCCCGGCCGCTCCCGCACGACGGTGGCCCCGGCAAGGTCACCGGGACGGCCGTCCGGCGGGCGGCCACCGGGGACGACCACTACGCCGGCCTCCGGACGTCGCTGCTCTGCCTGGAGAACACCCACAACTCCGCGGGCGGCACCGTCACCGCGCCGGAGGAACACGCCGCCGTCGCCGCCGCGGCGCGCGCCGCCCGCCTCGCCGTACACCTCGACGGTGCCCGGCTGTGGAACGCCGCCGTCGCACTCGGGGTGCCGCCGGGCGCGCTCACCGTCGGCGCCGACACCGTGTCGGTCTGCCTCAGCAAGGGCCTCGGTGCACCGGTGGGCTCGGTCGTCGCCGGGTCGGCCGAGTTCGTCGAGCAGGCCCGCAGGCTGCGCAAGATGCTGGGCGGCGGCGTCCGGCAGGGCGGTGTCGTCGCGGCCGCCGGGCTGGTCGCGCTGGAGGGCGTCGACCGGCTCGCCGAGGACCACGCTCTGGCGACCACGCTGGCCGCCGGGCTGCGCGAGCGCGGCTGGCGGGTCCGGGAGCCGCAGACCAACATCGTCCTCGTGGACGTGGCCGACCTGCGCGGCACGATCGCCGCGTTCGGCGAGGCCGGCGTCCGGGCCGGGGCGATCGCCGGGAAGCTCCGGCTGATGACCCACCGCGACGTCACCGAGGCCCACGTGACGGCCGCGCTCGACCGGATCGGCGAGGTCGGCCCGGCCAGCACGGGCTCCCCGGACGGCGGCCGGACGGCCGGGTTCACCCGGCCCCGCGAGGTCCCGGAGCAGGCGCCGCGCACCGCCCTCGGGTGA
- a CDS encoding flavoprotein: protein MLLPDGRQVTGRTGPVVGLVACAAGGVETLREWFVEPARERGWRVAVTLTPTAGAWLTGSGELARLRSATGLPVRTGPRLPGERSPHPPVDCYVVAPASANSVAKLALGIGDNQALTALCEAVGDPATPLVVFPRVNAAHVRHPAWSGHLSTLRAAGVTVVGGPGVWALHEPREAPSDRRLPWDVILAETGRALERR, encoded by the coding sequence GTGCTGCTTCCCGACGGTCGGCAGGTCACCGGCAGGACCGGCCCGGTCGTCGGGCTGGTCGCGTGCGCGGCAGGGGGTGTCGAGACCCTCCGCGAGTGGTTCGTCGAACCGGCACGGGAACGCGGGTGGCGGGTCGCCGTCACCCTGACCCCGACGGCGGGTGCGTGGCTGACCGGGTCGGGCGAGCTCGCGAGACTCCGGTCCGCGACCGGGCTGCCGGTGCGCACCGGCCCCCGGCTCCCGGGCGAGCGGAGCCCCCACCCACCGGTCGACTGCTACGTCGTGGCGCCTGCCAGCGCCAACTCGGTCGCCAAGCTCGCGCTCGGGATCGGTGACAACCAGGCGCTCACGGCGCTCTGCGAGGCGGTCGGCGATCCCGCGACACCGCTCGTCGTCTTCCCCCGGGTGAACGCCGCCCACGTGCGGCATCCGGCCTGGTCAGGACATCTCTCGACGCTGCGGGCGGCCGGGGTGACGGTCGTCGGCGGGCCCGGCGTGTGGGCGCTCCACGAGCCCCGGGAGGCGCCGTCGGACCGGCGCCTGCCCTGGGACGTGATCCTCGCCGAGACCGGTCGTGCGCTGGAGCGCCGGTAG